From Calothrix sp. PCC 6303, a single genomic window includes:
- a CDS encoding acyl-CoA desaturase, with translation MTTATTPAKPTRNWFHIGFFGPLHLGALLALFPAFFSWKAVGAALLLYWITGGLGITLGFHRLITHRSFQTPKWLEYFLATCGTLACQGGPIDWVGLHRIHHLHSDQEQDPHDSNRGFWWSHFGWMLHQSPAFAEVPRYTKDIYDDPYYKFLQKNMVLLQVALGAALLLFGGWSCVVWGIFVRLVFVWHCTWFVNSATHKFGYKTYDSKDHSTNCWWVALLTYGEGWHNNHHAFQYSARHGMKWWEIDLTWMTIQLLQLVGLATNVKLPDKKSITV, from the coding sequence ATGACAACTGCGACAACACCCGCAAAACCAACTAGAAATTGGTTTCATATCGGGTTCTTCGGACCATTACATCTTGGAGCATTACTTGCCCTATTTCCCGCATTTTTTAGCTGGAAAGCCGTAGGTGCTGCCCTACTGCTTTATTGGATTACTGGTGGTCTAGGGATTACCCTCGGATTTCACCGTCTCATTACCCATCGGAGTTTTCAAACTCCCAAATGGCTAGAATATTTTCTCGCTACTTGTGGTACCTTAGCCTGCCAAGGTGGACCAATTGATTGGGTTGGTTTACATCGTATCCACCACCTACACTCTGACCAAGAACAAGACCCACATGATTCTAACCGTGGTTTTTGGTGGAGTCACTTTGGTTGGATGCTGCACCAATCACCAGCTTTTGCTGAAGTCCCTCGTTATACCAAAGATATTTACGACGACCCATATTACAAGTTTTTGCAAAAAAATATGGTTTTGCTGCAAGTTGCTTTAGGTGCAGCTTTACTCCTATTTGGTGGCTGGTCATGCGTCGTTTGGGGTATTTTTGTTCGTTTAGTTTTCGTTTGGCATTGTACCTGGTTTGTCAACAGCGCTACTCATAAATTTGGTTACAAAACTTACGATTCTAAGGATCATTCCACCAATTGTTGGTGGGTAGCTTTACTAACTTACGGTGAAGGTTGGCACAATAATCACCATGCTTTCCAATATTCAGCGCGTCATGGCATGAAATGGTGGGAAATTGATCTGACATGGATGACAATTCAACTGTTGCAACTAGTAGGTTTAGCAACAAATGTCAAGCTGCCAGACAAAAAAAGCATAACCGTATAA
- a CDS encoding fatty acid desaturase, which translates to MTTSIVKSSKLGGDDASRYSTTLNDSGLKLKHIIKSLPKECFERNSTKAWTILAVNILMVALGYLSLVFSPWYLLPLAWIFTGTALTGFFVVGHDCGHRSFSKRQWVNDLVGHAVFAPLIYPFHAWRVGHNYHHKHTNKLDYDNAWHPIRPEMFENSSKTWQVVLKTFLTNKIWWVGSVGHWALIHFDPNNFLEKDRPKIKQSITVVAIFAAIVFPTLIITTGIWGFVKFWLLPWLVYHFWMSTFTYVHHTAPDVPFKKANKWDEAIAQLSGTIHCNYPGWVEFLCHDINVHVPHHISTAIPSYNLRLAYSSIKENWSQYLHDESNFSWSLMKQLTDECQLYKEDSGYLTFKEYEASKQ; encoded by the coding sequence ATGACGACATCAATAGTAAAGAGCAGTAAATTAGGTGGAGACGATGCTAGTCGTTACTCCACAACCTTGAACGACTCAGGTTTGAAACTCAAGCATATTATCAAATCACTGCCAAAGGAGTGTTTTGAGAGAAATAGCACCAAAGCCTGGACAATACTCGCGGTTAATATCTTAATGGTGGCATTGGGATATCTGAGCTTAGTTTTTTCACCCTGGTATCTTTTACCTCTTGCCTGGATCTTCACAGGTACGGCTTTAACAGGTTTTTTTGTGGTGGGACATGATTGCGGACATCGCTCATTTTCCAAGCGTCAGTGGGTCAATGATTTGGTGGGTCACGCAGTGTTTGCACCGTTAATTTACCCATTTCATGCTTGGCGAGTTGGTCACAATTATCACCATAAGCATACAAATAAACTTGACTATGATAACGCTTGGCACCCAATTCGCCCAGAAATGTTTGAAAATAGTAGTAAAACATGGCAAGTGGTTTTGAAAACCTTTCTGACCAATAAAATTTGGTGGGTTGGTTCAGTAGGTCATTGGGCATTAATCCATTTTGATCCGAATAATTTTTTAGAAAAAGATCGTCCAAAAATCAAACAGTCAATTACAGTAGTGGCAATTTTTGCCGCGATTGTTTTCCCGACTTTAATTATCACAACTGGGATTTGGGGATTTGTGAAATTCTGGTTGTTACCCTGGTTAGTGTACCATTTTTGGATGAGTACATTTACTTATGTTCACCACACAGCACCAGACGTTCCCTTTAAAAAAGCTAATAAATGGGATGAAGCGATCGCGCAATTGTCTGGTACCATTCACTGTAATTATCCAGGTTGGGTAGAATTTCTTTGCCATGATATCAATGTTCATGTTCCCCACCACATATCTACAGCAATCCCTTCCTACAATCTGCGATTAGCCTACAGCAGCATTAAAGAAAATTGGTCGCAATACCTGCATGATGAATCAAACTTCTCGTGGTCTTTAATGAAGCAGCTAACAGATGAATGTCAGTTATACAAAGAAGATAGCGGTTATCTGACCTTTAAAGAATACGAAGCTAGCAAGCAGTAG
- a CDS encoding fatty acid desaturase family protein, with product MTQTPTKVTFGKSIGFKKRLNQRVDAYFQENNLAKRDNPAMYLKTAVILGWVISSWTFTVFGPSILWMKIIGCISLGAGIAGIGFSVGHDANHGGYSNRTSVNRAIGLIYDVIGLSSYLWRFRHNYLHHTYTNILDHDVEIHGDGLVRMSPYMEHKWYHKFQHLFMPVVYLIIPFYWSIADVHIILFKRRYHEHIVPVKTKDILVLLAGKLAWLGIFLGIPIAVGYSPITAFIGFTITNMTYGFLICNVFMMAHVMEPAEYIEIDPISKSVDDEWAISQVKTTVDFAPKNAFLNWYLGGLNYQVIHHLFPHICHIHYPKIAPIVDEVCTEFGIKYNFYPTIGEALYENYHLLKVLGSTPEITLNQKQEVFSV from the coding sequence ATGACACAAACCCCAACAAAAGTCACCTTTGGTAAAAGTATTGGTTTCAAAAAGCGACTCAACCAGCGAGTTGACGCATATTTCCAAGAGAATAACCTTGCCAAACGTGATAATCCGGCAATGTATTTAAAAACAGCAGTTATTCTTGGATGGGTAATTTCTAGCTGGACTTTTACTGTTTTTGGTCCATCAATATTATGGATGAAAATTATCGGCTGTATCTCACTCGGTGCAGGAATCGCAGGAATTGGTTTTAGTGTTGGACATGATGCTAACCATGGAGGTTACTCCAATCGCACATCAGTAAATCGTGCCATCGGTTTAATTTATGATGTTATTGGTTTATCTAGTTATTTGTGGAGATTTCGTCATAACTATCTTCACCACACCTATACAAATATTTTAGACCATGATGTGGAAATCCATGGAGATGGATTAGTTCGTATGAGTCCATATATGGAACATAAGTGGTATCACAAATTTCAACATTTGTTCATGCCTGTTGTATATCTAATTATTCCCTTTTACTGGTCTATTGCTGATGTTCATATAATCCTGTTTAAGCGGAGATATCATGAACATATCGTACCAGTCAAAACTAAAGACATCTTAGTCCTGTTAGCAGGAAAATTAGCTTGGCTAGGTATTTTCCTAGGTATTCCTATTGCAGTTGGTTATTCACCAATTACAGCCTTCATTGGATTTACAATTACAAATATGACCTATGGCTTTTTAATTTGTAATGTTTTCATGATGGCTCACGTTATGGAACCAGCAGAATATATAGAAATAGATCCAATCTCAAAGTCTGTAGATGATGAATGGGCAATCTCTCAAGTTAAAACAACAGTCGATTTTGCACCAAAAAATGCCTTTCTCAACTGGTATTTAGGCGGCTTGAATTATCAAGTAATTCACCATTTATTTCCCCACATCTGCCATATTCACTATCCTAAAATTGCTCCAATTGTAGATGAAGTTTGTACAGAGTTTGGAATCAAATATAATTTTTATCCAACCATAGGGGAAGCCCTGTATGAGAACTACCATCTTTTGAAAGTCTTGGGTTCAACTCCTGAGATAACTTTGAATCAAAAACAGGAAGTTTTCAGTGTTTAG